Proteins from a genomic interval of Nocardia sp. BMG51109:
- a CDS encoding response regulator transcription factor, whose translation MTSVLIVEDEESLADPLAFLLRKEGFEVTLVGDGPSALAEFDRSGADIVLLDLMLPGMSGTDVCKQLRTRSSVPVIMVTARDSEIDKVVGLELGADDYVTKPYSSRELIARIRAVLRRGVGEEVEGTSDSGVLEAGPVRMDVDRHTVQVNGKSVTLPLKEFDLLEYLLRNSGRVLTRGQLIDRVWGADYVGDTKTLDVHVKRLRSKIENDPAKPEHLVTVRGLGYKLEA comes from the coding sequence ATGACGAGTGTGCTGATCGTCGAGGACGAGGAGTCGCTGGCCGATCCGCTCGCGTTCTTGCTGCGTAAGGAGGGGTTCGAGGTGACCCTGGTCGGCGACGGGCCCTCCGCGCTGGCCGAGTTCGATCGCTCCGGCGCCGACATCGTGCTGCTCGATCTCATGCTGCCCGGCATGAGCGGCACCGACGTCTGCAAGCAGCTGCGCACCCGCAGCAGCGTGCCGGTGATCATGGTGACCGCCCGCGACAGCGAGATCGACAAGGTCGTCGGCCTCGAACTGGGCGCCGACGACTATGTCACCAAGCCGTACTCGTCGCGCGAGCTCATCGCCCGCATCCGCGCGGTGCTGCGCCGCGGCGTCGGCGAGGAGGTCGAGGGCACCAGCGACAGCGGTGTGCTGGAGGCCGGTCCGGTGCGGATGGACGTCGATCGCCACACCGTGCAGGTCAACGGCAAGTCGGTGACGTTGCCGCTCAAGGAGTTCGACCTGCTCGAGTATCTGCTGCGCAACTCCGGGCGGGTGCTGACCCGCGGTCAGCTCATCGACCGGGTGTGGGGCGCGGACTACGTCGGCGACACCAAGACGCTCGACGTGCACGTCAAGCGGCTCCGGTCGAAGATAGAGAACGACCCGGCGAAGCCGGAGCACCTGGTCACGGTGCGCGGGCTGGGGTACAAGCTGGAGGCCTGA
- a CDS encoding Ppx/GppA phosphatase family protein, giving the protein MRLGVLDVGSNTVHLLVVDAHRGGHPMPMSSTKATLRLSENMDDHGRITPGGSARLTSTITEFASIAKTSGCVQLMPFATSAVREATNSDEVLARIRHDTGVDLRVLTGVDEARLTFLAVRRWYGWSAGRILNIDIGGGSLEMSNGCDEAPDAALSLPLGAGRLTREWLREDPPGKRRVAVLRDWLEAELVVPAKQLVEPGRPDLAVGTSKTFRTLARLTGAAPSSAGPRERRILSSSGLRQLIAFISRMTAADRAELEGVSSDRSQQLVAGALVAEASMRALSLDTLEICPWALREGLILRKLDTDLDSEPGAGCPNGVPGPTETVSQ; this is encoded by the coding sequence GTGCGGCTCGGTGTGCTCGATGTGGGAAGCAATACCGTCCACCTGCTCGTGGTGGACGCGCATCGCGGTGGCCACCCGATGCCGATGAGCTCCACCAAGGCGACGCTGCGGCTGTCGGAGAACATGGACGACCACGGCCGCATCACCCCCGGCGGATCAGCCCGCCTGACCTCCACCATTACCGAATTCGCCAGCATCGCAAAGACTTCCGGCTGCGTGCAGCTGATGCCGTTCGCGACGTCGGCGGTGCGCGAGGCCACCAACTCCGACGAGGTGCTGGCCCGGATACGCCACGACACCGGCGTCGATCTGCGGGTGCTGACGGGGGTCGACGAGGCCCGGCTGACCTTCCTCGCCGTGCGCCGCTGGTACGGCTGGAGCGCCGGGCGCATCCTCAATATCGATATCGGCGGCGGTTCCCTGGAGATGAGCAACGGCTGCGACGAGGCTCCCGACGCGGCACTGTCGCTGCCGTTGGGCGCCGGTCGGCTCACCCGCGAATGGCTGCGCGAGGACCCGCCGGGTAAGCGCCGGGTCGCGGTGCTGCGCGACTGGCTGGAGGCCGAGCTGGTGGTACCCGCCAAACAACTGGTCGAGCCGGGGCGTCCCGATCTGGCCGTGGGCACCTCGAAGACGTTCCGGACGCTGGCCCGGCTCACCGGCGCCGCCCCCTCCTCGGCGGGGCCTCGGGAGCGGCGTATTCTCTCCAGTTCCGGTCTGCGGCAGCTGATCGCGTTCATCTCTCGGATGACGGCGGCGGACCGTGCAGAATTGGAGGGCGTTAGTTCCGATCGGTCACAACAACTGGTGGCTGGCGCATTGGTCGCGGAGGCGAGTATGCGAGCGTTATCGCTGGATACTCTCGAGATTTGCCCTTGGGCGCTGCGGGAGGGACTGATCCTGCGCAAACTGGATACCGACTTGGACAGCGAACCCGGTGCCGGCTGTCCGAACGGAGTACCTGGCCCGACCGAAACGGTGTCGCAATGA